One stretch of Candidatus Nitrosotenuis cloacae DNA includes these proteins:
- a CDS encoding NAD+ synthase, translated as MNPDILSSITKQDYSQIQKNIESFLKEQLSKTNTKGFVFGLSGGIDSAVIAHICANSFKDNSLAIIMPDSKVSPKDETEDALHLVDSLHLNYKLIDINLIHSQFANTIEPDQRSLGNLRARIRANILYYYANLSNYLVIGSSDKSEYMIGYFTKFGDGSADILPIASLYKTQVRELAKHLRIKDSIIAKKSSPHLWQGHLAEEELGIPYETIDVILHCTVDKSMSPDEAAKTTQIPIEKIQKIHQMYKNSQHKRIMPPKL; from the coding sequence GTGAATCCAGACATACTATCAAGCATAACAAAACAAGACTATTCACAAATTCAAAAAAACATAGAATCATTCCTAAAAGAGCAACTCTCAAAGACAAACACAAAAGGATTTGTCTTTGGGTTAAGCGGTGGGATTGATTCCGCAGTGATTGCACACATTTGCGCAAATTCGTTTAAAGATAATTCACTTGCGATAATAATGCCAGACAGTAAAGTTTCGCCAAAAGATGAAACAGAAGATGCACTACATTTGGTGGATAGTCTGCACTTAAACTACAAATTGATTGACATTAATTTGATTCATTCTCAATTTGCAAATACTATAGAACCTGACCAGAGATCACTTGGAAATCTGAGAGCAAGAATCAGGGCCAACATACTATACTATTATGCAAATTTGAGCAATTACCTAGTCATTGGGTCTAGTGACAAATCCGAATACATGATCGGGTATTTTACAAAATTTGGAGACGGTAGTGCAGATATTTTGCCAATAGCATCATTATACAAGACACAGGTAAGGGAATTAGCAAAGCATCTGAGGATTAAAGATTCAATCATTGCAAAAAAAAGCAGCCCACACCTATGGCAGGGCCACTTGGCAGAAGAAGAATTAGGAATCCCATATGAGACAATTGATGTGATTTTACATTGTACGGTAGACAAGTCCATGTCGCCAGATGAGGCTGCAAAAACCACACAAATACCAATAGAGAAAATCCAAAAAATCCATCAAATGTACAAAAACAGTCAACACAAGAGAATAATGCCACCAAAACTCTGA
- a CDS encoding Rieske (2Fe-2S) protein: MVWKKVAEKGDIPAGKSKEYNVDGKRIAIFNQDGYHALDALCVHQDGSIVPGKLEGYIVECPLHFWHYNIKTGELLDYLKGVKLQKYPIEARNDGIYLDA, encoded by the coding sequence ATGGTCTGGAAAAAAGTAGCCGAAAAGGGCGACATCCCAGCTGGTAAAAGCAAAGAATACAACGTCGACGGAAAACGAATCGCAATATTCAACCAAGACGGCTATCACGCACTAGATGCACTGTGTGTACACCAAGACGGATCTATTGTTCCAGGCAAGCTTGAAGGATACATAGTGGAGTGCCCTTTGCACTTTTGGCATTATAATATCAAAACCGGCGAGCTGCTAGATTATCTCAAGGGTGTAAAACTGCAAAAATATCCAATAGAGGCAAGAAACGACGGAATCTACTTGGACGCATAA
- a CDS encoding adenosylhomocysteinase, giving the protein MSKVKDESLADQGKLSYEWARSHMPILDNTINRLKKSQPFKGITLGFCLHITKETSVLLMGAKQLGANVAACAGNPLTTQDDIAAFLASEGIHVYAWNGETNEEYDWCIDQVLDHKPLIVTDDGADMNVKLHFDKKYKNMKILGSTEETTAGVNRIMAMHKKGKLRYPVILVNEAYTKHMFDNRYGTGQSTIDGFLRAMNLLFASKRVVVAGYGWVGKGVAARSHGMGSKVIVTEVDPVKALEAHMDGFEVMTMSDAAKIGDIFITCTGMRDIITKEHILKMKDGAVMGNVGHFDVEIDSDFLLSKSKSVKEVRPNLDECTLQNGKKVYLVGKGRLANLVAAEGHPPEVMAQSFSNQILSVLYILKNHKKIGKKVITVPSEIDTQIAVDALGAFDVKIDKLTPKQIAYRDNW; this is encoded by the coding sequence TTGAGCAAAGTAAAAGATGAAAGTCTGGCAGATCAGGGCAAGCTTTCATACGAGTGGGCTCGAAGCCACATGCCTATCTTGGACAATACCATTAATCGATTAAAGAAATCACAACCATTCAAGGGAATAACGCTTGGATTTTGCCTCCATATCACAAAAGAGACATCTGTTCTCTTGATGGGTGCAAAACAACTTGGCGCAAATGTTGCTGCCTGTGCTGGAAACCCACTTACTACACAGGATGATATTGCGGCATTTTTGGCATCAGAGGGAATCCATGTTTATGCTTGGAATGGTGAGACCAACGAAGAATACGATTGGTGCATTGACCAAGTCCTAGACCATAAACCACTGATTGTAACTGATGATGGTGCAGACATGAATGTCAAATTACATTTTGATAAAAAATACAAAAACATGAAGATTCTTGGCTCTACTGAAGAAACAACTGCAGGTGTTAATCGCATCATGGCAATGCACAAAAAAGGAAAACTACGCTATCCTGTAATTTTGGTAAATGAAGCATACACAAAACACATGTTTGATAACCGATATGGTACTGGACAATCCACAATAGATGGATTCTTGCGTGCAATGAATCTGTTATTTGCATCAAAAAGAGTGGTGGTTGCAGGATATGGCTGGGTTGGCAAAGGCGTGGCAGCTCGAAGTCATGGAATGGGCTCCAAAGTCATAGTAACAGAGGTTGATCCTGTAAAGGCACTGGAAGCACACATGGATGGCTTTGAGGTAATGACAATGTCTGATGCTGCCAAAATTGGGGATATTTTCATCACATGCACCGGCATGCGTGATATCATAACCAAAGAGCACATTCTAAAAATGAAAGATGGTGCAGTGATGGGCAATGTGGGACACTTTGATGTTGAAATTGATAGTGACTTTTTGCTAAGCAAATCAAAATCCGTCAAGGAAGTAAGGCCAAACCTGGATGAGTGTACATTGCAAAATGGCAAAAAAGTCTACTTGGTGGGCAAGGGACGACTGGCAAACCTTGTGGCCGCAGAAGGACACCCACCAGAGGTAATGGCACAATCATTTTCTAACCAAATCTTGTCTGTATTGTATATTCTCAAAAACCATAAAAAAATTGGTAAAAAAGTAATAACAGTTCCTTCTGAGATTGATACTCAAATTGCAGTAGACGCATTGGGAGCATTTGATGTTAAAATTGACAAGCTCACACCAAAACAGATAGCATACAGAGATAACTGGTAA
- the metG gene encoding methionine--tRNA ligase, which yields MRQKAIITSALPYANGEIHLGHVASTYLPADVTTRFLKMNGVEAYYICASDDFGTPILIAAEREKKTPQEYVAHWNKRDFEDFSSFDIGFDLFYRTSSPENVAFVRNVYNTLKKNGHIYESEIIQFYCKNDKKFLPDRYVIGTCPHCQAQDQYSDLCEKCGRVPEEINDPKCAICGAVPTKEKTTHHFFKLKNFGDSLFKWLDETQTLQKDVKKYVQNWISTGLVDWDITRDISWGVPIPGDESKVFYGWFDNHLAYISSAIKLLSDKGLDGKEFWNSADIYHFIGKDIVYHHYLFLPAMRLGIDSEYKLPDYIPTRGHLTLQSKKISKSRNWYIGLKEFLEFYPADYLRYYLISINPYSQDDLNFDWDDFATRINSELIGNLGNLVNRALGFTKKTFDGIIPSTDNYDEKDKEAEAKIKSFSTELYSLLEQNHLDRAMKKVMEFSMYFNQYFQHKEPWKKAPGTNTCVFLAANAVYSISIALCPFLPKSAQKVWEQLGMNGNVKDKPWKAISEIGLQSGHRLGEINPIFARVEDADIKKRKEKFETK from the coding sequence TTGAGACAAAAAGCAATCATCACTAGCGCATTGCCATATGCAAATGGCGAGATTCATCTTGGACATGTTGCATCAACGTATCTGCCTGCAGACGTTACTACACGATTTTTGAAGATGAATGGTGTTGAGGCCTATTACATTTGCGCATCAGATGATTTCGGAACTCCAATTCTTATTGCAGCCGAGCGAGAAAAGAAAACACCTCAGGAATATGTTGCTCATTGGAACAAACGTGATTTTGAGGATTTCTCATCATTTGATATTGGCTTTGATCTGTTTTATCGTACCAGCTCCCCTGAGAATGTGGCATTTGTCAGAAACGTCTACAACACACTAAAGAAAAATGGGCACATTTACGAGTCTGAAATAATCCAGTTTTACTGCAAAAACGACAAAAAATTCCTCCCTGATCGATATGTAATAGGAACTTGTCCTCACTGCCAGGCGCAAGACCAGTACTCTGATCTGTGTGAAAAATGCGGGCGTGTACCTGAGGAAATAAACGACCCAAAATGTGCCATTTGTGGAGCAGTCCCAACCAAGGAAAAAACAACACATCACTTTTTCAAGCTAAAAAACTTTGGCGATTCACTCTTCAAGTGGCTTGATGAAACCCAAACACTTCAAAAGGATGTCAAAAAATACGTCCAAAACTGGATTAGCACGGGACTGGTCGATTGGGACATTACGCGAGATATCTCTTGGGGCGTGCCAATTCCAGGCGATGAATCCAAGGTATTCTATGGGTGGTTTGATAACCACTTGGCATACATTTCATCCGCAATCAAGCTTTTATCGGACAAAGGACTAGATGGAAAAGAATTTTGGAACTCTGCTGACATTTACCATTTCATTGGAAAGGATATTGTGTACCATCATTATTTGTTCTTGCCTGCAATGCGACTAGGCATTGACTCGGAGTACAAGCTGCCAGATTACATCCCAACCAGAGGACACCTAACACTACAATCAAAGAAAATATCAAAAAGCAGAAACTGGTACATTGGATTAAAGGAATTCCTCGAGTTTTATCCAGCGGACTATCTTAGATATTATTTGATATCGATTAATCCGTACTCGCAAGATGATCTAAACTTTGATTGGGATGATTTTGCAACGCGAATCAACTCTGAATTGATTGGAAACCTTGGCAATTTGGTGAATCGTGCATTGGGATTTACAAAGAAGACATTTGATGGAATAATTCCATCTACTGATAACTATGATGAAAAAGACAAGGAAGCAGAAGCAAAGATCAAATCTTTTTCCACAGAGCTGTACTCATTATTAGAACAGAATCATCTTGATAGGGCAATGAAAAAGGTAATGGAGTTCTCAATGTACTTTAATCAGTACTTTCAGCACAAAGAGCCTTGGAAGAAAGCGCCAGGCACGAATACATGCGTGTTTTTGGCAGCAAACGCGGTCTATTCAATATCAATAGCACTGTGCCCATTTTTGCCAAAATCTGCTCAAAAGGTCTGGGAGCAGCTTGGGATGAATGGTAATGTAAAAGACAAACCTTGGAAGGCAATCTCGGAGATTGGATTACAATCGGGACACAGACTAGGCGAGATAAACCCGATATTTGCTCGAGTCGAAGATGCGGACATAAAAAAACGCAAAGAGAAATTTGAAACAAAATAA
- a CDS encoding DUF726 domain-containing protein — MKQNKRIPRISTRGFYDLNSGKTKKSKQYDLYPKKFFDELDVVPEITIMIHGLRNDQSGALTKFRIAKQRLTQLGYLHPVVGFSYDSNTRGVQYKSQEQKATNVGVLIAKKNGYNLSQFLINTKKRFPKLKIRLVGHSLGSQVIISTLEKLGSRKLVESVHIFGASIPSNLLSQQNKVNLLQKTISQKFVNYYSKSDLVLKYAYEQGLIPQPIGYGGIQGKSVPKYSQKHVRPQNHRFLSYAQVLKSFP, encoded by the coding sequence TTGAAACAAAATAAACGAATTCCAAGAATTTCAACCCGTGGATTCTATGATTTGAATAGTGGCAAGACAAAAAAGAGCAAACAATACGATCTGTATCCAAAAAAATTCTTTGATGAGTTGGATGTGGTGCCAGAAATAACAATAATGATTCATGGACTACGTAATGACCAGTCTGGAGCATTAACAAAATTTCGCATTGCAAAACAACGCCTGACTCAACTTGGATACCTGCATCCTGTAGTTGGGTTTAGCTATGATTCCAATACCAGAGGTGTTCAGTACAAATCTCAAGAACAAAAGGCAACAAATGTTGGAGTGTTGATTGCCAAGAAAAATGGATACAATTTGTCGCAGTTTTTGATAAACACCAAAAAAAGATTTCCCAAACTAAAGATCCGACTAGTTGGACACTCTCTTGGCTCTCAAGTGATAATCTCTACACTGGAAAAACTTGGAAGCCGAAAACTCGTTGAATCCGTGCATATCTTTGGCGCATCGATCCCATCTAATCTATTAAGCCAACAAAACAAGGTAAATCTATTACAAAAAACAATATCTCAGAAATTTGTCAATTATTATAGCAAATCTGATCTGGTTCTAAAATATGCGTATGAGCAAGGCCTGATCCCACAACCAATTGGATATGGTGGAATTCAAGGCAAATCCGTACCTAAATATTCGCAAAAACACGTCAGGCCGCAAAACCATCGCTTTCTCAGCTATGCCCAAGTTTTGAAATCATTCCCATAA
- a CDS encoding EF-Tu/IF-2/RF-3 family GTPase yields MADSVNFVVLGDQEVAASLGKKGTATDMTMYDKKEAGVIRTYTTPSGFPDKVQPLLQVINLAEYVIFHVNKLDKFVGEQIIALDMLQKKNGLLSHTYDVDENTLNTMIKNTVLVNYPRITQDKIKEESDKLSQISKEGNARVVIDHCFDVKGVGTVILGKVEQGKIKQYDTLKLLPAGIDVLIKSIQMHDDPVDEAVSPGRVGLAVKGVSPDQVGRGDVLCAPGPEQISTEIEIDFAKSPFYKGDIAPNQMCLINVGLQIKPAKFLSISPLKLTLEKPVLYNKGDICVILKPESTSIRLLGSGTIK; encoded by the coding sequence ATGGCAGACTCTGTTAATTTTGTGGTATTGGGGGACCAAGAGGTAGCGGCAAGCCTTGGAAAGAAAGGGACTGCCACAGACATGACAATGTATGACAAAAAAGAGGCAGGTGTGATTAGAACATACACAACACCTAGCGGCTTTCCAGACAAGGTTCAACCACTATTACAAGTAATCAATTTGGCTGAATACGTAATATTTCATGTAAACAAGTTAGACAAGTTCGTAGGTGAGCAAATAATTGCACTTGATATGTTGCAAAAAAAGAATGGACTATTGTCCCATACGTATGATGTTGATGAAAATACGCTAAACACCATGATAAAAAATACGGTACTTGTCAACTATCCAAGAATTACCCAAGATAAAATCAAGGAAGAGTCAGACAAACTTTCACAAATATCAAAAGAAGGCAATGCTAGGGTGGTAATTGATCATTGCTTTGATGTCAAAGGTGTTGGCACTGTCATACTTGGTAAGGTAGAACAGGGAAAGATCAAGCAATATGATACTCTGAAATTGTTACCTGCCGGAATTGATGTTTTGATAAAATCCATTCAAATGCATGACGATCCGGTTGATGAGGCAGTATCGCCGGGAAGAGTTGGTCTTGCGGTAAAAGGTGTAAGTCCAGATCAAGTAGGCCGTGGGGATGTATTATGCGCGCCAGGCCCCGAGCAAATCTCTACAGAAATCGAGATTGATTTTGCAAAAAGCCCATTTTACAAGGGAGATATTGCACCAAACCAAATGTGCCTAATCAATGTGGGTTTGCAGATAAAGCCAGCCAAATTCTTATCCATTTCACCACTAAAACTCACACTCGAAAAACCCGTATTGTACAACAAAGGAGACATTTGCGTCATACTAAAACCAGAGTCGACTAGCATCAGACTGTTGGGTAGCGGCACAATAAAATAA
- the ilvC gene encoding ketol-acid reductoisomerase → MAKTWKDTDIDLAPIKDQTIAVIGYGIQGDAQANNLRDSGLKVIVGLKEGSQTWNKAKADGHTVMSVAEATKKGDIIHILLPDMIQSQVYKDEIQSNLSAGKALSFSHAAAIQWNWIKAPDNVDVIMVAPKGPGSKVRETYQEGFGTPAIVAVYQDKTGKAWERVLGIGKGIGSARAGLIQTTFKEEVETDWFGEQADLCGGCASMVTNAFETLVEAGYQPEIAYFEVLHELKLIVDMIQKYGINGMWRRVSETARYGGLTRGPMVMDKESKAKMKKVLDMIQDGTFNEEWISEYKKNGKNAFDRYMKQLESHQIEQVGKQMRKMMWPDSKE, encoded by the coding sequence ATGGCAAAGACATGGAAAGATACTGATATTGATTTAGCTCCCATTAAAGATCAGACAATTGCGGTAATTGGTTATGGAATACAAGGTGATGCTCAGGCAAACAATCTCAGAGATTCCGGACTCAAAGTAATAGTTGGCCTAAAAGAAGGAAGCCAAACCTGGAACAAGGCAAAAGCAGATGGCCATACTGTAATGTCCGTTGCAGAGGCTACAAAAAAAGGCGATATTATTCACATTTTACTTCCTGACATGATACAATCCCAAGTCTACAAAGATGAAATCCAATCAAACCTTTCTGCTGGCAAGGCATTATCATTTTCACATGCAGCTGCCATCCAATGGAACTGGATCAAGGCACCAGACAATGTCGATGTTATTATGGTTGCACCAAAAGGCCCAGGCTCTAAGGTACGTGAAACATACCAAGAAGGATTTGGTACACCTGCCATAGTCGCAGTATATCAAGACAAAACCGGTAAGGCATGGGAGCGAGTACTGGGAATTGGAAAAGGAATTGGTTCTGCAAGAGCGGGATTAATCCAAACAACATTCAAAGAAGAAGTTGAAACTGATTGGTTTGGAGAACAGGCTGATCTTTGCGGAGGATGTGCATCAATGGTTACAAACGCATTTGAAACTCTAGTTGAGGCTGGCTATCAGCCGGAAATTGCATACTTTGAGGTCTTACATGAGTTGAAGCTCATAGTTGATATGATTCAAAAATATGGCATCAATGGCATGTGGAGGCGAGTATCTGAAACTGCAAGGTATGGTGGTCTTACACGTGGCCCAATGGTTATGGATAAGGAAAGCAAGGCAAAGATGAAAAAAGTACTAGACATGATCCAAGACGGTACGTTTAATGAAGAATGGATCTCGGAATACAAAAAGAATGGCAAGAATGCATTTGATAGATACATGAAGCAACTTGAATCTCACCAAATCGAGCAAGTTGGCAAGCAAATGCGAAAGATGATGTGGCCGGATTCCAAAGAATAA
- a CDS encoding cobalamin B12-binding domain-containing protein: MKQKLATRRVKILVAKLGLDGHDRGALVLCRAFRDAGMEVIYSGLFATPERIAQISEDEDVDAVALSLLNGAHNTLFPRVVKELQKKGLKDVLVVGGGVIPEEDKKGLEKSGVSKVFGPGSPLPAIIEHINSGVAKLRKI, translated from the coding sequence ATGAAGCAAAAACTTGCCACTCGTCGAGTCAAGATTCTTGTAGCAAAACTAGGCCTTGATGGTCATGATAGAGGGGCGTTGGTTTTGTGCAGGGCATTCCGAGACGCAGGAATGGAGGTAATTTATTCGGGTTTGTTTGCCACGCCTGAGAGAATCGCCCAAATATCAGAGGATGAAGATGTAGATGCAGTTGCACTCAGCCTACTAAATGGTGCGCACAATACGCTATTTCCAAGGGTTGTAAAAGAACTACAAAAGAAAGGCCTCAAAGACGTCCTAGTTGTGGGCGGTGGAGTAATTCCAGAAGAAGACAAAAAGGGCTTGGAAAAATCAGGAGTCTCCAAAGTATTTGGTCCAGGATCACCATTGCCGGCAATCATAGAGCACATCAATTCAGGCGTTGCAAAACTAAGAAAAATCTAA
- a CDS encoding M1 family metallopeptidase, protein MLVTPIHYDLSFEPIFSNFTFEGKEAIDVRIAKPTNTITLHAAELKIKKCLIVSSGKSISAQTKLDEKKETLTIKLPTKIAKSAKIHIEYTGVLNDRLVGFYRSQYKDKSGKTKYIATTQFEAADARRAFPCWDEPAAKAAYDISIITEPHHTAISNTNQILKKKIGKKTLYKFAKTPIMSTYLVYLGVGEFEYLTTKSGKITMRIVTTKGNSKKGKFALDLCKKLVKSYEDYFGIKYPLPKLDLIAVPDFASGAMENWGAITFRETILLFDEKTSSTQTKQFIAEVVSHELAHQWFGNLVTMKWWNDLWLNESFATFMATKFVDKFYPEWKLWDQFLEDTMNTAMGLDALHSSHPIDVKVNSPSEIREIFDAISYDKGGCVLKMLESFVTEKNFRAGLRVYLKKFSYKNAEGNDLWDEIGKSSKMPVRSMVNSWLKQTGFPLVEAKKQDSKLVLSQKRFVLEQKGSQKGLWEIPLTITHDGKAINKILKKKQESLIIPSNEILVNPGRNGFYRVKYSQDILYDLKELILQKSISHIDRWAIQNDLFALCVSGDGKARDYLEIATSYENEDDYLTQSNVSGNLYALYHRTIEEQYNPEIKQITHQYFRKMFDKLGWDAQKDEPHTNALLRSYVIGALGKLDDEEILCEANSRFRQYLQNPSSLNPDIQDAVFSLVAWSGDHNTYQKLLHLYNKAESQEQKTRFLGALSSFKDPKLLLKTLDFSQSKNVRSQNMHIPIIRVSGNQYGKKILWPWLKKNWKGLRIKVGVGSPLLNRMVSSISAVADNSMQGEIKQFFQKNPTPGTEMTLSQTLERIRIHHQFIKRLRAEFA, encoded by the coding sequence GTGCTGGTTACACCAATACATTATGATCTTAGCTTTGAGCCAATTTTCTCAAATTTCACGTTTGAAGGAAAAGAGGCAATCGATGTAAGGATCGCCAAGCCCACTAATACCATAACACTTCATGCAGCAGAACTAAAAATAAAAAAATGTCTTATAGTGTCGTCTGGCAAATCCATCTCAGCACAGACAAAACTGGATGAAAAAAAAGAAACCCTTACAATCAAACTCCCAACAAAAATTGCAAAATCTGCCAAAATTCACATCGAATACACTGGCGTGCTAAATGACCGGCTAGTTGGATTTTATCGCAGTCAATACAAGGACAAATCTGGCAAGACAAAATACATTGCAACCACACAATTTGAGGCAGCAGACGCAAGGCGCGCATTTCCTTGCTGGGATGAGCCTGCAGCAAAAGCAGCATATGATATTTCAATCATAACTGAACCGCATCACACTGCAATATCAAACACCAACCAAATCCTCAAAAAGAAAATTGGCAAAAAAACACTCTACAAATTTGCCAAAACTCCGATAATGTCTACGTATTTGGTATATCTTGGTGTTGGCGAATTTGAATATCTAACAACAAAATCTGGCAAAATAACAATGCGAATTGTCACCACCAAAGGAAACAGTAAGAAAGGAAAATTTGCACTGGATTTATGCAAAAAATTGGTCAAATCATACGAAGACTATTTTGGAATAAAATACCCGCTACCAAAACTGGACCTAATTGCAGTGCCTGACTTTGCTTCAGGCGCAATGGAGAACTGGGGAGCAATAACATTCAGAGAGACCATTCTGTTATTTGATGAGAAAACATCATCCACTCAGACAAAACAATTCATCGCCGAGGTTGTATCACACGAGCTAGCGCATCAGTGGTTTGGCAACTTGGTTACGATGAAGTGGTGGAATGATCTTTGGCTAAACGAGTCGTTTGCGACATTCATGGCAACAAAGTTTGTTGACAAGTTTTACCCAGAATGGAAACTCTGGGACCAATTCCTAGAAGATACAATGAACACCGCAATGGGCCTTGATGCATTACATTCCTCACACCCAATTGATGTCAAAGTAAACTCTCCATCGGAAATCAGAGAGATCTTTGATGCCATATCGTATGATAAAGGTGGTTGTGTTCTAAAGATGTTAGAGAGTTTTGTCACTGAAAAGAATTTCAGAGCAGGCTTGCGCGTATATTTGAAAAAATTCTCTTACAAAAATGCCGAAGGCAATGATCTCTGGGATGAAATTGGAAAATCCTCCAAGATGCCAGTTCGCTCCATGGTGAATTCTTGGCTAAAACAGACTGGGTTTCCACTAGTTGAGGCTAAAAAACAAGACTCCAAACTGGTGTTGTCTCAGAAGCGATTTGTCTTGGAACAAAAAGGATCACAAAAAGGACTATGGGAGATTCCGCTGACTATAACTCATGATGGCAAAGCCATAAACAAGATCCTCAAGAAAAAACAGGAATCACTCATCATACCATCCAATGAAATACTGGTAAATCCTGGCAGAAATGGATTCTATCGAGTAAAATATTCTCAGGATATTCTATATGATCTAAAGGAATTGATTTTACAAAAATCAATTTCACACATTGATAGGTGGGCAATACAAAACGACTTGTTTGCACTATGTGTATCTGGCGATGGCAAGGCTCGTGACTATCTAGAGATTGCAACATCATATGAAAACGAAGATGACTATCTTACCCAATCAAATGTATCTGGGAATCTTTACGCATTATACCACAGAACAATCGAAGAGCAGTATAATCCAGAAATAAAACAAATCACCCATCAATACTTTAGAAAAATGTTTGATAAACTTGGCTGGGATGCACAAAAAGATGAACCACACACAAATGCGTTGTTGCGCAGCTATGTGATAGGGGCTTTGGGAAAACTAGATGATGAGGAGATTCTGTGTGAAGCAAACAGTCGATTCAGGCAATATTTGCAAAACCCATCATCACTAAATCCTGATATCCAAGATGCGGTGTTTTCATTGGTTGCATGGAGTGGAGATCACAATACGTATCAAAAACTATTACATCTGTACAACAAGGCCGAATCTCAGGAACAAAAGACAAGATTTCTTGGAGCCCTGTCTAGCTTCAAAGACCCAAAACTATTGCTAAAAACACTAGACTTTTCACAATCAAAAAATGTGCGCTCGCAAAACATGCACATTCCAATAATTCGCGTCTCTGGGAATCAGTACGGCAAAAAAATCCTCTGGCCATGGCTAAAAAAGAACTGGAAAGGCTTGCGCATCAAAGTTGGTGTGGGTAGTCCACTTCTTAATCGCATGGTGTCTAGCATTTCGGCAGTGGCGGATAATTCAATGCAGGGCGAGATAAAGCAGTTTTTCCAAAAAAACCCAACACCTGGAACTGAGATGACATTATCCCAAACATTGGAGCGAATTCGAATCCATCACCAATTCATCAAGCGACTGCGTGCAGAATTTGCCTAA
- the meaB gene encoding methylmalonyl Co-A mutase-associated GTPase MeaB translates to MNLLADLKKGKRGAIAKAISIVENDESEARKLIKKIFKTSGKSVVIGITGPAGAGKSSLINKTSVSLKKLGLRAAVLAVDPTSHVTGGAILGDRVRMTESTDSGTYIRSIASRGATGAISHSIRNSVRVLEYAGFNPIIIESVGAGQTEVEIANIADITVVVFNPHTGDSIQTVKAGLTEIGDVYLVNKSDLDGATQLFESVKEFIGMTERNPIILQTSVTKNKGIDEFAKKLKEMMAQKQKTKKDRDIKRLDSELKDIVLNNVRIRIDTLLESDKNYAKYLKKLQSKELDPFEAADKISTSIFK, encoded by the coding sequence TTGAATTTATTGGCAGATCTAAAGAAGGGAAAGCGTGGTGCAATCGCAAAGGCAATCTCTATTGTTGAGAATGATGAATCTGAAGCAAGAAAACTGATCAAAAAAATATTCAAAACATCTGGCAAATCTGTCGTAATTGGGATTACTGGACCTGCTGGTGCTGGGAAAAGCTCGTTAATCAACAAAACATCCGTCTCACTCAAAAAACTGGGTTTGAGAGCAGCTGTTCTGGCAGTGGATCCTACTAGCCATGTTACTGGTGGTGCTATTCTGGGTGATAGAGTCCGTATGACTGAGTCCACTGACTCTGGAACGTATATTCGAAGCATAGCATCGCGTGGTGCAACAGGGGCAATCTCTCACTCTATTCGAAATAGCGTTAGGGTGTTAGAATATGCCGGGTTTAATCCAATCATAATAGAAAGCGTGGGGGCTGGCCAGACTGAAGTTGAAATTGCAAACATTGCCGATATTACAGTTGTCGTGTTTAATCCTCACACTGGTGATAGCATCCAGACCGTAAAGGCAGGACTGACTGAAATCGGTGATGTGTACTTGGTTAACAAGAGTGATCTGGATGGTGCGACTCAGCTATTCGAGTCAGTCAAAGAGTTCATTGGAATGACTGAACGAAACCCAATCATACTACAAACATCTGTTACAAAAAATAAGGGAATTGACGAATTTGCAAAAAAGCTAAAAGAGATGATGGCGCAAAAACAAAAAACCAAAAAAGACCGCGACATAAAGCGACTAGACTCCGAGCTCAAAGATATTGTTTTAAATAATGTTAGGATAAGAATCGACACGTTGCTTGAGTCTGACAAAAACTATGCCAAATATCTCAAAAAATTACAATCAAAAGAACTAGACCCATTTGAAGCAGCAGATAAAATATCTACTAGTATATTCAAGTGA